In Populus alba chromosome 1, ASM523922v2, whole genome shotgun sequence, a single window of DNA contains:
- the LOC118033911 gene encoding DCD domain-containing protein NRP-B, translating to MENNQQSFYQFSDQLRVQTSNLANLSLNDSIWSNSYGSKRPDERRNFDIRVGGEVNNLKQKGSDLNSFSDGWNPINDIKQKGSRLNLFNDGWNSVNDLKPKGSNLNLFDEGWSSVNDLKPKGSNLNVFSDGYNLKPKGSDLNVFNDGWKMGSGANNYGVSPIGPIGQFVGGSQKNIGINGGFNKGIYSKNNNIHNSNVNVSVKGNKNKGDDDFGSKSSKKNGSKKSNSNENNDSKSAADKRFKTLPPSESLPRYETIGGYIFVCNNDTMAENLKRELFGLPPRYRDSVRQITPGLPLFLYNYSTHQLHGVFEAASFGGTNIDPAAWEDKKCPGESRFPAQVRVMTRKICEPLEEDSFRPILHHYDGPKFRLELNIPEALSLLDIFEEQNP from the exons ATGGAGAATAACCAGCAATCATTTTATCAGTTCAGTGATCAGCTCAGGGTGCAGACATCAAATTTAGCTAATCTGTCCCTCAATGATTCTATATGGAGCAATTCATACGGGTCAAAGAGGCCAGATGAAAGGAGGAATTTTGATATCAGAGTTGGTGGTGAAGTTaacaatttgaagcaaaaagggTCTGATTTGAATAGTTTCAGTGATGGATGGAATCCTATTAATGATATTAAGCAGAAAGGTTCTCGTTTGAATCTATTCAATGATGGGTGGAACTCTGTTAATGATCTGAAGCCGAAGGGGTCTAACTTGAATCTGTTCGATGAAGGGTGGAGTTCTGTCAATGATCTGAAGCCGAAAGGGTCTAACTTGAATGTGTTCAGTGACGGTTACAATCTGAAGCCAAAAGGTTCTGATTTGAACGTGTTCAATGATGGATGGAAGATGGGGTCTGGTGCTAACAATTATGGGGTTAGTCCAATTGGACCTATTGGTCAATTTGTTGGTGgatctcaaaaaaatattgggaTCAATGGAGGTTTCAATAAAGGGATCTATTCAAAGAACAATAATATCCATAACAGTAACGTTAATGTTAGTGTGAAGGGTAATAAGAACAAGGGAGATGATGATTTTGGAAGCAAGAGCAGCAAAAAGAATGGCAGCAAGAAGAGTAATagtaatgaaaataatgataGTAAGAGTGCTGCTGATAAGAGGTTTAAGACGCTGCCACCATCCGAGTCTTTGCCTAGGTATGAAACAATTGGTGGATATATCTTTGTCTGCAACAATGATACCATGGCAGAGAATCTCAAGAGAGAGCTTTTTG gCTTGCCTCCCCGATACCGCGATTCCGTGAGGCAGATCACTCCAGGCTTGCCCCTTTTCCTCTACAACTACTCCACTCATCAACTCCATGGAGTTTTTGAG GCTGCAAGTTTTGGAGGAACAAACATCGATCCCGCAGCCTGGGAAGACAAGAAATGTCCCGGCGAATCACGCTTCCCTGCTCAG GTCAGAGTTATGACAAGGAAAATCTGTGAGCCACTCGAAGAGGACTCTTTCCGGCCAATTCTCCATCACTACGATGGCCCCAAGTTCCGCCTTGAACTCAACATACCAGAG GCACTGTCTCTCTTGGACATCTTTGAAGAACAAAACCCTTGA
- the LOC118033910 gene encoding uncharacterized protein, with protein sequence MGNCSLKGVMEDCPNNIRVLTDSGVIVEFKGPKLAKDVLREYPGYSIFRQGHASSPLSTHEYLLGGQFYRLLPPQNEQKLCDTKVISQAQGMGLATEKVAMEWINEIEPPKMSSSTAAMDYVDDLATGPVLEVLPTLGDGVWRVKLVIGTKQLEEILSEQVNTEALIEKMRMAASSASLTPRRSKSSWKPALSNVFRVPH encoded by the coding sequence ATGGGAAATTGCTCTCTCAAAGGGGTTATGGAAGATTGTCCTAACAACATCAGGGTTTTAACAGATTCTGGGGTTATTGTAGAGTTCAAGGGTCCTAAGTTAGCCAAAGATGTCCTTCGTGAATATCCAGGTTACAGCATTTTTAGGCAGGGTCATGCTTCATCTCCATTGTCTACCCATGAGTACCTACTTGGTGGCCAATTTTACCGTCTTCTTCCACCTCAGAATGAGCAGAAATTATGTGACACTAAAGTTATTAGCCAAGCTCAAGGCATGGGGCTGGCCACAGAGAAGGTAGCTATGGAGTGGATTAATGAGATTGAGCCACCAAAGATGTCATCCAGTACAGCAGCAATGGATTATGTAGACGACTTAGCAACCGGGCCGGTGCTCGAGGTCCTGCCTACGCTAGGGGATGGGGTTTGGAGAGTGAAGTTGGTGATCGGTACCAAGCAGTTGGAAGAAATTTTGTCTGAACAAGTGAATACCGAGGCCTTGATTGAGAAAATGAGAATGGCAGCAAGCTCAGCGAGTCTGACGCCTCGGCGTAGCAAGAGTTCTTGGAAGCCAGCGCTCTCTAATGTATTCAGGGTTCCACATTAA
- the LOC118033908 gene encoding probable beta-D-xylosidase 6, translating into MLANGRCLFFLLLFLSLSFSNSKPVANPKFPCKPPTHNTYSFCNKSLPITRRAQSLISHLTLQEKIQQLSDNASGIPRLGIPHYEWWSESLHGISINGPGVSFKNGGPVTSATGFPQVIVSAASFNRSLWFLIGSAIAIEARAMYNVGQAGLTFWAPNINIFRDPRWGRGQETPGEDPMVASAYAIEFVKGFQGGHWKNGTETESTGRHGIGQKRVLLGEDGEINDDKLMLSACCKHSTAYDLEKWGNFSRYSFNAVVTEQDLEDTYQPPFRSCIQKGKASCLMCSYNEVNGVPACAREDLLQKTRTEWGFKGYITSDCDAVATIFEYQNYSKSPEDAVAIALKAGMDINCGTYVLRNAQSAVEKGKLQEEDIDRALHNLFSVQLRLGLFDGDPRNGQFGKLGPKNVCTKEHKTLALEAARQGIVLLKNDKKFLPLNKKAVSSLAIIGPLANKANNLDGDYTGYPCDPQSLFEGLKAYVEKTSYAIGCLDVACVSDTQFHKAIIVAKRADFVIVVAGLDLSQETEDRDRVSLLLPGKQMSLVSSVAAASKKPVILVLTGGGPLDVSFAKGDPRIASILWIGYPGEAGAKALAEIIFGEYNPGGRLPMTWYPESFTEVSMTDMNMRPNPSRGYPGRTYRFYTGNRVYGFGGGLSYTNFTYKILSAPSKLSLSGSLSSNSRKRILQQGGERLSYININEITFCDSLRFYMQILVENVGNMDGGHVVMLFSRVPTVFRGAPEKQLVGFDRVHTISHRSTEMSILVDPCEHLSVANEQGKKIMLLGGHVLMLGDLEHSVTIQIY; encoded by the exons ATGTTGGCCAACGGGAGATGCCTTTTCTTTCTCCTATTATTCCTCTCCCTCTCCTTCTCCAACTCCAAACCAGTAGCAAATCCTAAGTTTCCATGCAAACCACCAACCCATAACACCTACTCCTTCTGTAACAAATCCTTACCCATCACTAGAAGAGCTCAATCTCTCATCTCTCACTTAACCCTCCAAGAAAAGATCCAGCAACTCTCAGACAATGCCTCAGGGATCCCCAGACTTGGCATCCCACACTATGAATGGTGGTCTGAGTCTCTCCATGGAATTTCCATTAATGGCCCAGGTGTGTCCTTTAAGAATGGAGGACCTGTTACTTCAGCCACTGGTTTTCCTCAAGTTATTGTCAGCGCTGCTTCTTTTAACAGGAGTCTTTGGTTCTTGATTGGATCAGCTATTGCCATCGAGGCTAGAGCTATGTACAATGTTGGCCAAGCAGGGTTGACCTTCTGGGCacctaatattaatatttttagggaccCCAGATGGGGGAGAGGCCAAGAAACTCCTGGTGAGGATCCCATGGTGGCTTCTGCTTATGCTATTGAGTTTGTCAAAGGTTTCCAAGGTGGGCATTGGAAAAATGGTACTGAGACTGAGAGTACTGGTAGACATGGGATTGGACAGAAGAGGGTACTGTTAGGAGAGGATGGCGAAATTAATGATGATAAGCTTATGCTCTCTGCTTGTTGCAAACATTCCACTGCTTATGACCTGGAGAAATGGGGCAATTTCAGCAGATATTCATTCAATGCTGTG GTTACAGAACAAGATCTGGAGGATACGTATCAGCCTCCATTTCGTAGCTGCATACAAAAAGGCAAAGCAAGCTGCTTAATGTGTTCATATAATGAAGTTAACGGGGTGCCTGCTTGTGCAAGAGAGGATCTCTTACAAAAAACTAGAACAGAATGGGGATTCAAGGG ATACATCACCTCAGACTGTGATGCTGTGGCCACTATTTTTGAATATCAAAACTACTCCAAAAGCCCTGAGGATGCGGTTGCTATTGCTCTTAAAGCAG GAATGGATATTAATTGTGGAACATATGTGCTACGAAATGCTCAATCTGCTGTCGAGAAGGGCAAGTTACAAGAGGAAGATATAGATCGAGCTCTTCATAATCTTTTTTCAGTTCAACTCAGGCTAGGGCTGTTTGATGGAGACCCCAGAAATGGGCAATTTGGAAAACTTGGACCTAAAAATGTCTGTACCAAAGAGCACAAGACACTAGCACTTGAAGCAGCAAGGCAGGGAATTGTGCTtctgaaaaatgataaaaaattccTACCTTTGAATAAAAAAGCTGTTTCTTCCTTGGCTATTATTGGTCCACTGGCAAACAAGGCAAACAATTTGGATGGTGACTACACTG GATATCCATGTGATCCACAGAGTCTTTTTGAGGGACTTAAAGCCTATGTAGAGAAGACTTCTTATGCTATCGGTTGCCTTGATGTAGCTTGTGTTTCTGATACTCAGTTCCACAAAGCAATAATTGTTGCCAAAAGAGCTGATTTTGTAATTGTTGTTGCTGGGCTTGATTTATCACAAGAAACTGAAGACCGTGACCGAGTTAGTCTTCTGTTACCTGGTAAACAGATGAGCCTTGTATCATCTGTTGCAGCAGCAAGTAAAAAACCAGTGATTCTAGTTCTTACTGGTGGAGGACCACTTGATGTATCATTTGCCAAAGGAGACCCAAGAATTGCTAGCATTCTTTGGATCGGGTACCCTGGTGAGGCTGGTGCAAAGGCACTTGCAGAAATCATCTTTGGAGAATATAATCCAG GTGGAAGATTGCCAATGACATGGTATCCTGAGTCATTCACTGAGGTATCGATGACTGATATGAACATGAGACCTAATCCTTCTCGTGGTTACCCAGGAAGAACCTATCGGTTTTACACTGGAAACCGAGTATATGGATTCGGTGGGGGCTTAAGCTACACTAATTTCACATACAAGATCTTGTCAGCACCAAGCAAGTTAAGTTTGTCGGGCTCTTTGTCATCAAATTCTAGGAAGAGAATACTACAGCAGGGAGGAGAAAGATTAAGTTATATAAACATCAACGAGATTACATTTTGCGATTCATTGCGATTCTATATGCAAATTTTGGTCGAGAATGTTGGAAATATGGATGGAGGCCACGTGGTGATGTTGTTCTCTAGAGTGCCAACAGTTTTCAGAGGCGCTCCAGAAAAACAGCTTGTTGGATTTGATCGAGTGCATACTATTTCCCACCGATCCACTGAAATGAGCATCTTGGTCGATCCTTGCGAGCATCTTAGTGTTGCAAACGAGCAAGGAAAAAAGATAATGCTGTTGGGTGGCCATGTCCTAATGTTAGGAGATCTGGAGCACTCTGTTACCATTCAAATTTATTGA
- the LOC118033906 gene encoding probable protein phosphatase 2C 55: MYCHVLAISGFLSNDMAALTMKGEEQNTTTDHGTSSKKRKLTMISGSSYIPMEKHGTLQGDDAHFICAEKETVGVADGVGGWSKHGIDAGEYARQLMRNAEYAVVNGEPESKVDPRKVLDAAYSKTKVKGSSTACILTLDQDEGLTTVNMGDSGFLVIRKGGDVYKSPIQQYSFNYPYQLQDNDGS, translated from the exons ATGTATTGCCATGTTCTAGCAATAAGTGGCTTCCTTAGCAACGATATGGCCGCCTTGACAATGAAAGGCGAAGAACAAAATACCACTACTGATCATGG GACTAGttcaaagaagagaaaattgacAATGATCTCTGGATCATCCTATATTCCTATGGAAAAACATGGGACGCTACAGGGCGATGATGCCCATTTTATTTGCGCAGAGAAGGAAACAGTTGGTGTGGCAGATGGTGTGGGTGGTTGGTCCAAACATGGCATTGATGCAGGAGAATATGCTAGACAACTCATGCGCAATGCTGAATATGCAGTAGTGAATGGCGAGCCAGAGAGCAAAGTTGATCCCAGAAAAGTTCTGGATGCTGCTTATTCAAAGACCAAAGTTAAAGGATCCTCCACAGCATGCATTTTAACACTAGATCAAGACGAA GGCTTGACAACAGTGAACATGGGAGATAGTGGATTTTTGGTGATTAGAAAGGGTGGAGATGTATACAAATCACCAATTCAGCAATATTCTTTCAACTACCCTTATCAGCTGCAAGATAACGACGGGAGTTGA